A portion of the Acidobacteriota bacterium genome contains these proteins:
- a CDS encoding ring-cleaving dioxygenase yields PGFHRDEARADLGRALKLPPWLESERRRIEEMLPEVDFAEGGASEDS; encoded by the coding sequence CCGGGCTTCCACCGCGACGAGGCACGCGCCGATCTCGGCCGAGCTCTCAAACTACCGCCCTGGCTGGAGAGCGAGCGCCGGCGCATCGAGGAGATGCTGCCGGAAGTGGACTTCGCCGAGGGTGGCGCCTCGGAGGACTCGTGA